A window of the Juglans microcarpa x Juglans regia isolate MS1-56 chromosome 5D, Jm3101_v1.0, whole genome shotgun sequence genome harbors these coding sequences:
- the LOC121265686 gene encoding uncharacterized mitochondrial protein AtMg00810-like, protein MSTEIRTLEDNSTWTLETIPPVKNSLVVNGFSKLRSKSMTPLIGFHQFQADHSLFTLVNSTSITLVLIYVEYILVAGNDTSQIEFFKGLISTHFKTKDLGSLKYFLRLEVTRFHNGIFLNQHKYALDVLSDSGQLCAHTAHFPMEQHLKLSTEDDDFLPDPCPYRRLVGRLIYLTITRADIVYAINTFSQFMYAPRVPHMAAATRVLCYIKSGPGQSIFFPSSRCMHVTAYTNSDWASCPIIHCSTIGYLIQLGTNPISWRTKKQTTVVRSSADAEY, encoded by the exons ATGTCTACTGAAATTCGTACTTTGGAGGATAATTCTACTTGGACTCTTGAGACAATTCCCCCAGTAAAAAACtcattggttgtaaatgggttttcaaaactaAGATCAAAGTCGATGACTCCATTGATAG GTTTCCATCAGTTTCAGGCCGATCATTCTTTATTTACTCTTGTCAACTCCACTAGCATTACCCTTGTTCTTATTTATGTTGAATATATACTAGTTGCTGGTAACGATACCTCTCAGATCGAGTTTTTTAAAGGACTCATCTCCACCCATTTCAAAACTAAAGACCTTggttctttaaaatattttctcagaCTTGAAGTTACTCGCTTTCACAATGGCATCTTCCTTAATCAGCACAAATATGCTCTTGATGTTCTTTCCGACAGTGGACAACTCTGTGCCCACACTGCTCATTTTCCTATGGAACAACACTTGAAACTCAGCACCGAAGACGATGATTTCCTCCCTGATCCCTGCCCTTACAGACGCTTAGTTGGCCGACTCATCTATTTGACTATCACCCGAGCTGACATCGTCTATGCAATCAATACTTTCAGTCAGTTCATGTATGCTCCTCGAGTTCCTCACATGGCTGCTGCTACTCGTGTTCTCTGCTACATCAAAAGCGGCCCAGGCCAAAGCATCTTCTTCCCTTCCTCTAGATGTATGCATGTCACGGCATACACTAATTCTGATTGGGCCAGCTGCCCCATCATCCATTGTTCCACCATCGGATACTTAATTCAGTTAGGGACCAATCCAATCTCATGGCGTACAAAGAAACAGACTACAGTAGTAAGGTCTTCTGCCGATGCAGAATATTGA